A single Flavobacterium sp. 1 DNA region contains:
- a CDS encoding polysaccharide deacetylase family protein: MKFYWIKTAIFIKKIFSNYVWNIPNTENKIYLTFDDGPTPDVTEWVLEELKKHQAKATFFCIGKNIKNNPDLFNKVINNGHAIGNHTFNHFNGWKTNTDDYLKNTFLCQDEISKLSTVNNKLFRPPYGKIKKSQSKKLRDLGYKIIMWDVLSADFDQTITPEKCLENVLQNAVSGSIIIFHDSIKGYKNLEYVLPQSLKVLKEKGFTFDTIH, translated from the coding sequence ATGAAATTCTATTGGATTAAGACAGCTATATTTATAAAAAAAATATTCTCCAATTATGTTTGGAACATTCCCAATACAGAAAATAAAATCTATCTCACTTTTGACGATGGACCAACCCCTGATGTAACAGAATGGGTGCTGGAAGAACTAAAAAAGCATCAGGCAAAAGCAACTTTTTTTTGCATTGGGAAGAATATAAAAAACAATCCGGATTTATTCAATAAAGTAATCAATAATGGACATGCGATAGGAAATCACACTTTTAATCATTTTAACGGATGGAAAACAAATACAGATGATTATTTAAAGAACACTTTTCTGTGCCAAGATGAAATCAGCAAATTAAGCACAGTAAATAACAAGCTCTTTCGGCCGCCTTATGGCAAAATAAAAAAATCACAATCCAAAAAATTGCGGGATCTAGGATATAAAATAATAATGTGGGACGTTCTCAGTGCCGATTTTGACCAAACCATAACACCAGAAAAATGTCTGGAAAATGTACTTCAAAATGCAGTTTCAGGAAGTATTATCATTTTTCATGACAGCATAAAAGGATACAAAAACTTAGAATACGTACTCCCTCAGTCATTAAAAGTTCTAAAAGAAAAGGGTTTTACATTTGATACAATCCATTAA
- a CDS encoding DUF2723 domain-containing protein, producing the protein MTSFNFNKWNTITGWFAFSIALITYTLTVEPTMSFWDCGEYIATAAKLEVGHPPGAPLFQMIGAFFAMFAINKEHIALMVNMTSVFSSAFTILFMFWSSSIILKKIISQYSEINSNNSVVILGSSLVGSLAYTFSDSFWFNAVEAEVYAMASLLISLLLWLGLRWEQDMDTPRGHKWLLLISLVVGLSFGVHFMALLTIPAIGFLYFFKNYKVVTVKNFIIANIVVVSVLLFIFKLLLPLTMAFFGKTEVFMVNSMGLPFNSGTIFVTLLLIAFFYFGLNYTRKKGLVHYNTLILCILFILIGFSTWLMLPIRANSETVINENKPSDAAEVLAYYNREQYGVNPLFYGPQYTEAFVGLDSKTPYLDKAPNYERDYKTGKYVIVNNYKNAEQNSDDSQKTILPRMWSTEHIENYINFTHPPAFRINPDYPYEEDLVKYGLDPNKLSEEDYNKAIAQLRNETEKTVSEFRQAYAQKQIDNEGYVSFLSHYKDYLIIDKPTTADNFSFMFEYQFGYMYWRYLMWNFVGRQNDEQGRYDYLDGNWISGIPFIDNLHLISQDNLPADAINNKGRNVYFFLPFILGLIGIMYHASKDRKSFYVLVALFLFMGIALKIYLNERPFEPRERDYALVGSFYVFAIWIGFGVYSLYESFQKYLSPKIAGPVFIGASLLAAPVLMAYQNWDDHDRSGKHTATAMAKAYLESCDPNAILFTIGDNDTFPLWYAQEIEGIRTDIKIVNTSLFMTDWYIDQMKRKAYQSNALPISFKHNEYVGDKLDYVAHIEKTESRWDLSAFIKFIKDPRSTVEMQNGQTIHFYPTNKIRIPINKANIIKNKVVNPKLYDSIVPYIEIDIKGNAIYKNRLMMLDLINNNNWKRPVYFSGGAFDAEDYLWMKDYLQLEGMVYKLVPIKTAFDKDSGQMDMGRIDTDNMYAKVMAWDWGNSDSNKIYHDPETRRESLTYRMNLARLMKQLSAEGKTDKAKKIIELAMTKMPLEKFGYYSLVEPFAKGYYDVGEKAKAHDLLEKLMGKYKEELNYYAKLIPSEQSDVSIEIITAIERYRSLLTVMQESNDIEYYNSSKKTFNTYIEIFARFGRKKE; encoded by the coding sequence ATGACATCATTCAATTTCAACAAATGGAATACCATTACAGGTTGGTTTGCCTTTTCAATCGCATTAATAACTTATACACTTACTGTTGAACCTACCATGAGCTTTTGGGATTGTGGAGAATATATCGCGACTGCAGCAAAACTGGAAGTTGGACATCCGCCTGGAGCTCCATTATTCCAAATGATTGGTGCTTTCTTTGCAATGTTTGCCATAAACAAAGAACATATCGCATTGATGGTAAACATGACTTCTGTATTTTCCAGTGCTTTTACGATATTATTTATGTTTTGGTCATCGAGTATCATTTTAAAAAAAATAATAAGTCAGTATTCTGAAATCAACAGCAATAATTCCGTTGTAATACTTGGAAGTTCTTTAGTAGGATCCCTCGCTTATACTTTTTCGGACAGTTTTTGGTTTAATGCGGTGGAAGCCGAAGTGTATGCAATGGCCAGCTTATTAATTTCTCTGCTTTTATGGCTAGGCTTGCGTTGGGAACAAGACATGGACACTCCCAGAGGTCATAAATGGTTATTGTTAATTTCACTTGTAGTTGGATTATCATTTGGAGTACACTTTATGGCCTTATTAACTATTCCTGCAATTGGGTTTTTATATTTTTTCAAAAATTACAAAGTAGTAACCGTTAAAAACTTCATCATTGCAAACATTGTAGTTGTTTCTGTTTTACTTTTCATATTCAAATTATTACTGCCGTTAACAATGGCATTCTTTGGTAAAACCGAAGTTTTCATGGTCAATTCAATGGGATTGCCTTTCAATTCCGGAACCATTTTTGTAACGCTTCTTCTAATCGCTTTCTTCTATTTTGGACTGAATTACACCCGCAAAAAAGGATTAGTACACTATAATACACTTATTCTTTGTATTCTTTTTATTCTTATCGGATTCTCAACCTGGCTGATGCTGCCGATTCGTGCCAATTCTGAAACTGTTATCAATGAAAACAAGCCATCTGATGCTGCAGAAGTTTTAGCCTACTACAACAGAGAACAATACGGAGTAAATCCTTTGTTCTACGGACCTCAGTACACAGAAGCTTTTGTAGGTTTGGATTCAAAAACTCCTTATTTAGACAAAGCTCCCAATTATGAGAGAGATTACAAAACTGGCAAATATGTAATTGTAAATAATTATAAAAATGCCGAACAAAACTCGGATGATAGCCAGAAAACTATTTTGCCAAGAATGTGGAGTACTGAACATATTGAAAACTATATAAACTTCACGCATCCGCCAGCATTTAGAATAAACCCAGACTATCCTTATGAAGAAGATCTTGTAAAATACGGATTAGATCCAAATAAATTAAGTGAGGAAGATTACAACAAAGCAATAGCGCAGCTAAGAAACGAAACTGAAAAAACTGTAAGTGAGTTTAGACAGGCTTATGCTCAAAAACAAATCGACAACGAAGGTTATGTTTCCTTCTTAAGCCACTATAAAGACTATTTAATCATAGACAAACCTACTACTGCCGATAATTTCAGCTTTATGTTTGAATACCAATTTGGCTATATGTATTGGAGGTATTTAATGTGGAATTTTGTTGGAAGACAAAACGATGAACAAGGAAGATATGATTATCTTGACGGAAACTGGATAAGCGGTATACCGTTTATCGATAATTTACACTTAATTTCTCAAGATAATTTACCCGCTGATGCCATAAACAACAAAGGCCGAAATGTTTATTTCTTCTTACCTTTTATACTTGGTTTAATTGGAATTATGTATCATGCGAGCAAAGACAGAAAAAGCTTTTATGTACTAGTAGCACTTTTCCTTTTTATGGGAATTGCATTGAAGATTTACTTAAACGAAAGACCGTTTGAACCGCGCGAAAGAGATTATGCTTTAGTAGGATCATTTTACGTATTTGCCATTTGGATTGGTTTTGGTGTATATTCATTATACGAAAGTTTTCAGAAATACCTTTCTCCAAAAATTGCTGGTCCAGTATTTATAGGAGCATCATTATTGGCAGCGCCTGTATTAATGGCTTATCAAAACTGGGATGATCACGACCGTTCAGGAAAACATACAGCAACTGCAATGGCAAAAGCCTACTTAGAGTCCTGTGATCCGAATGCTATTTTATTTACTATTGGAGATAACGACACCTTCCCTCTTTGGTATGCTCAAGAGATAGAAGGCATCCGTACCGATATTAAAATTGTCAATACAAGCTTATTCATGACCGACTGGTATATTGATCAAATGAAGAGAAAAGCATATCAGTCTAATGCCTTACCAATTTCATTTAAACACAATGAATATGTGGGAGATAAACTTGATTATGTAGCACACATTGAAAAAACAGAAAGCCGTTGGGATCTAAGTGCTTTTATAAAATTCATAAAAGATCCAAGATCCACTGTAGAGATGCAAAATGGTCAAACCATACATTTCTATCCAACCAACAAAATCAGAATTCCTATTAATAAAGCCAACATTATAAAAAACAAGGTCGTCAATCCAAAATTATACGATTCTATTGTTCCTTATATTGAAATTGACATCAAAGGAAACGCTATCTACAAAAACCGACTGATGATGCTGGATCTTATTAACAATAACAATTGGAAAAGACCAGTATATTTTAGCGGAGGTGCATTTGACGCTGAAGATTATTTATGGATGAAAGATTACCTTCAATTAGAAGGTATGGTTTATAAATTAGTTCCAATAAAAACTGCATTCGATAAAGATTCTGGTCAAATGGACATGGGACGAATTGATACCGACAATATGTATGCCAAAGTAATGGCATGGGATTGGGGCAACAGCGACAGCAACAAAATATATCACGACCCTGAAACCCGCAGAGAAAGTCTTACCTACCGAATGAATTTAGCCAGACTGATGAAACAGCTCTCCGCCGAAGGGAAAACGGATAAAGCAAAAAAAATCATTGAATTGGCAATGACAAAAATGCCTTTGGAAAAATTTGGATATTACTCCTTAGTTGAACCATTTGCTAAAGGATATTATGATGTTGGTGAAAAAGCAAAAGCTCATGATTTACTGGAAAAACTAATGGGCAAATACAAAGAAGAACTTAATTATTATGCCAAATTAATTCCTTCTGAACAGTCTGATGTAAGCATTGAAATCATTACCGCTATTGAAAGATACAGAAGCCTGCTGACTGTAATGCAGGAAAGCAACGACATTGAATATTATAATTCCAGCAAAAAAACATTCAATACTTATATCGAAATTTTTGCTAGATTTGGACGTAAAAAAGAATAA
- a CDS encoding co-chaperone YbbN, with the protein MSKFGELINAQVPVLIDFYTDWNEPSLSMHPVIKDVAAALGDKVKVIMIDVDKNQELAGALRIKGLPTLMIYKEGMMIWRQSGELDANTLIGIVQEQL; encoded by the coding sequence ATGTCAAAATTTGGAGAACTTATAAATGCTCAAGTTCCTGTGTTAATTGATTTTTACACAGATTGGAACGAACCGTCACTATCGATGCATCCTGTTATAAAAGATGTTGCGGCGGCGCTTGGAGATAAAGTAAAAGTAATTATGATTGATGTAGATAAAAATCAGGAATTAGCTGGTGCTTTGCGTATAAAAGGACTGCCAACTTTGATGATTTACAAGGAAGGCATGATGATCTGGAGACAATCTGGTGAGCTTGATGCTAATACCTTAATTGGAATTGTACAGGAACAGTTATAA